tccccaattaaatttcaactaatcatactcgaatttgagaatccacaattgaatttccactaattatacttgaatttgagaatccccaattgaatttcaactaatcatacttgaatttgagaatccccaattgaatttcttCTAAATAtactcgaatttgagaatccgCAATTGAATTTCTactaattatacttgaatttgagaatccacaattgaatttccactaatcaacttgaattttagaattcccaattaaattttcactaatcattctcgaatttgagaatcttcaattgaatttccactaattatacttgattttgagaatccccaatagAATTTCCACTAGCCATACTTgtatttgagaatcctcaattgaatttctactaatcatacttgaatttgagaatcctcaattgaaATTTTCTAATCATTCTCGAATtcgagaatccccaattgaatttcaactaatcatacttgaatttgagaattttcaataatcatacttgaatttgagaatcccaaattgaattttcactaaccataattgaatttgagaatccccaattgaatttcaactaaccATACTTAAACTTACatctcaaatataagtttaaaactTATAGTTATAAGTTTAGAGTTTAGAATTATAATATGACAATCATAATTTAACATAAGAACGATCAACACTATTAGTAATaccattaatattttttctcaatttttttattaggaTATTatctgaaaatattttccactatcattctttattaatatattttcttaatatataataccattaatatttttcactattttttattaaaatattatttgaaaatattttgtattaATATATTGTCTTAATATTTtccactaatatttttttattaatatattatgcaaaaatatttttcgtcaATATTTTCAATTGATATATTATCTTAATATATCATACCATTAATATTCTTcacttatattttttattaataaattatccaaaaatatttttcactattattattagtattttatttcaataatgAGTATTTTcggtaattttttttgctaAGAGTTTAGGAACACAAACTCATTATATATGTATGTTTGAGGAATAGATCCATAATAAAGTATTaatatgacataaaaaaaaaatcacttgccccctaaaaatattaaaaatttaattagtagTAATTTTCAACTTACCCCCCACACGAAAAAAGTCCCTCCAAAAAAAATAGAGTGACAATCATTTTGAGACTCCATGGTTGTAATATTTAATAGcctcaaatatatataaaaaaaaagtagtaatATTTTATCATAATGTTTATACacacatttaattatttatattattattacacAACTATATTTACATGTGCTTAATTAAgcatagttaaaaaaaaattacaacatttcctaataaataaaatttttttcTAACAGAAACtcaaaatagtataaatatataatttcaaaatatattgtcaaagtaaattgaaaaattaaaaattaaattattagcaaaatctgaaaaaagaaaagaaaaaaagcaataaaatagAAAGAAGGTAATTCTTGAAAATCGTGTCCTACCATAGTTGTTAAGTTGACTATGGTAAATAAATTTAGAACATTAAAACAAAAGTAAAAATACATTCAAAACAACTTTACACATGGCAGCATCACAACGGTCTTCATGCATTACATTACATGCAGGATGGACTCTCCCATGTCTCCTATGTGCGTGAAAGAAATTGTATGGAAATTGTCGACAAAACACAACATATAGCTAGATTGACATAATCAATTGCTTTAGTTCAAAACAAAACTTGGCAAAATTGACACCTAAAATTTCACTATAATCAATCAAAGAGAGCACACATTTTAACTATAGATTATCACTAAATCGAAAGTTCATTCAACAACATTTCTCGTTGCTCATAAACTTGCTCATTGCAAAAGATTGATAGACTACCAAATAAACAAATCATCCATcactcaaaaaaaaagaaaaaaaaattgttacttACATTTGTATAATGGATTGACATTTTTAGAGAGGCCTACCCTTTGACTAGGCCTCTCctgcaactttttttttttaattagaataagCGTCTTACCAGCTGAGTTGCGTTTTATTATGATCTAAATTTCTTATCTCCTACTGTTATTGTGCCTCGACAAAAACACATTAGCACTGCACGAAGCCGACCTCTTGATCGAAGACGACCCCATTTGCACGCACCTCTCGATCGAAGGGCTCTCCGACAATCTCCGATTCCCTTTCCCCAACCGATCGTCGGAACTCTTATCACACGGCCGCGGAAAAGCCCCGGCCACGGCGGCGCTGATCATCGACGCCGACAAGGAGTCCATCGACACCGACCTCCTCACCGGCTGCAGCCCATCATCCCCCACATCAATCTTGCACTCAACGTTTTCATCCATCTCAACCCTAATTTGAGGCCGGGCCTCAATCTCGGCGTCGCCGCGGCCCGAGGCCTCCTCGGGCGCCTCCTCGGCCCGGCCCGAATTACGGGCGAGCGGCGCCACGATCCCGGCCCGACACATGGGGCAGTTCGTGTGCGACGCGAGCCACGTGTCGATGCAGGGTAGGTGGAAGGCGTGGCTGCACTTAGGCAGCAACCGCAGCGTCTCATCCTCCTCGAATTCGCTCAGACACACGGCGCAGTCGGTCCCTTCCaccacgccgccgccgctctTGTACTTCACGATCGCGATCGCGTCGATCGCCGACTGCTGCAGCCCCACCGTCCGGATGTACCAGATCGGGTGGTCAACGGCGTCTTCATCGACGAaatcgtcgtcgtcgtcggcgCCGCCGCTTCCAGCGGCGGCTCCGCCGTGTTGGCtgaggcgacggcggcggcggcgcgatTGTTTCCAGACGGTGTAGAATTTGTAGATCGTGTAGCAGGTGAAGAGGAAGAAGGCGGTGGCGAGGACGGCGAGGGAGGCGGTGAGGGCGAGGGAGAGCCCCTTGGATTTGACTGGATCGATGGTGGCGGAGAGCGGCgggggagggggcggcggcTGCGGCAGCGGCGGGAATATTGAAATGAATGATTGCTTGCAGGAATCGGGAGGGCAGATGCTGAAGCAGGATAGTGGGCAGGTGAAGTTGAAAATCTGTGGCTCGTCGCAGTAGCCCTTGCAAAATGGATCTTCGTCGAGAAGTTTCCTGTGATGGAAGGCCATCATCGGAAGAAGATGAGAGggggatgagagagagagagagagagagaggtttatTGTGAGAGAAGTTAAAAATTAATTGGGCGATGATTTTCGTAATTTGTTGTTGACTTTTCTGTGTGGTGTTAAAGTCTTAGGCGGCGGATGCTGTCGGGCCCGGCCCGGCCTTGTCTAGGCCTTCCCAaatctttgtgtgtgtgtgtgtgtgtgtgtttgactGAGTTTTAGGTAGTATTAGACTAGTAGTAGTAGTACAAAGAGTTTAGTGATGCTTATATGGTCtaattagggatggcaacgggacggatctggaccgggtctggccaatactagatccagatccgttttcatatactagatccagatccagatccagatccgtggatctgaaaattttagatccagatccagatccgttagatccgcgggtccacgggtccagatccatggatctattatttttaaattaaattaaaaaaatttcacaaaatcaacaacatctaatttccatcatgaaaaatataacacaaaatacttttatctaattacttttagtttttattcttttgaatataatttatttattatttttaatttagttaatattattagtaaactaaatataaaatataaaaaatatatataaaataaaacggatccacgggtcggatctgggccggatccggatctaaaatttcaagatccagatctagatccgttttcaaaactgagatccagatccagatccagatccgtcgggtccaaaaaattgagatccagatccataaaaacggatctggatccacgaaTCTGGACCgagtccaagatccactgccatccctaggtCTAATCCCATTGGTTTTGGTTCGTTTATTTCACATGATTAGCTGCTG
The genomic region above belongs to Salvia miltiorrhiza cultivar Shanhuang (shh) chromosome 5, IMPLAD_Smil_shh, whole genome shotgun sequence and contains:
- the LOC131026647 gene encoding E3 ubiquitin-protein ligase RING1-like, yielding MMAFHHRKLLDEDPFCKGYCDEPQIFNFTCPLSCFSICPPDSCKQSFISIFPPLPQPPPPPPPLSATIDPVKSKGLSLALTASLAVLATAFFLFTCYTIYKFYTVWKQSRRRRRRLSQHGGAAAGSGGADDDDDFVDEDAVDHPIWYIRTVGLQQSAIDAIAIVKYKSGGGVVEGTDCAVCLSEFEEDETLRLLPKCSHAFHLPCIDTWLASHTNCPMCRAGIVAPLARNSGRAEEAPEEASGRGDAEIEARPQIRVEMDENVECKIDVGDDGLQPVRRSVSMDSLSASMISAAVAGAFPRPCDKSSDDRLGKGNRRLSESPSIERCVQMGSSSIKRSASCSANVFLSRHNNSRR